In Pseudothermotoga sp., the genomic window GCTCATTGTGACTGAAAAACCTCAAACGACGCGAAATCGAATTCGTTGTATCTACACAGATTCAGACCATCAAATAATCTTCATAGATACACCCGGAATTCACAAACCTTTGCACAGGCTGGGACACTTTATGGTGGAAGCAGCTGTGCAAGCGATGAAGAGTGTAGATCTTATATTGTTCGTTATCGATGCTACGAAAGGCTGGGGTGAGCCGGAAGAACAAATATTGGAACTTTTAAGGTCTTCTAAGAACAAAAGCTTTCTTGTGATCAACAAAATAGACATTGCAGAAGATTATCAACGTTTGGCTGAGTTTGCACAACAAAAACACAGTTTCGAAGGGATCTTCTTCACAAGCGTTGTGAAAAATGAAGGTGTGATGGAACTCTTCGAAGCCATCAAACAAGCTTTACCTGAGGGACCCATGTACTTCCCACCTGATACTGTTACCGATCGACCTCTCTCTTTCCAGTTCTCAGAGATCATCCGTGAAAAAGTATTGTTACTCACGAGAGATGAAGTACCTCATTGTGTTGCAGTGATCATTGACGAAGTCGTTGAGAGAGAAAATGGTGTCGTTTACATTGCTGGAACAATATATGTCGAGAGGGACTCTCAAAAGGGTATCCTGATAGGCAAGGATGGAAAAATGATCAAGCAAATTGGCACACTTGCAAGATTGGAAATAGAAGCACTGTTAGGTAAAAAGGTTTACCTTGATTTACACGTGAAAGTCAAGAAAAACTGGAGAGATAAAGATTTCATCATTCTGAACGAAATTGGTATGAAAGATGATTTACAGTGAGGTGTTTCACTTGCCGAAGCTCTACATAAACCTTTCGAAAGTGGCGAGCAACGCAGAAAAGATTCAAAGAATGCTTTCGAAATATCAAATCGAACTGGTGGGTGTAACGAAGGTAACTTTGGGTGATCCATTCGTTGCAGAAGCGCTCCGCAAAGTGGGTGTTAAAATCCTGGGTGAGTCCAGAATACAAAATATTGAAAGACTCTTGAAAAACGGTGTGAGCGGACCATTCATGATGCTCAGAATTCCCCAAATCAGCGAACTTGAGAGCGTCGTCGAATTGTGCGATTATGTTTTAGTTTCTGAACTTGAAGTGGTGAAAAAAATAGAAGAGCTTTGCCGAGTGAAAAAACGAAGAGTGAAACTAATTTACATGGTGGATTTGGGTGATCTTCGAGAAGGTGTGTGGTACGAGAGAGCTGTGGAAGAAATCACTGAAGCCGAAGGGTTGTGTGACTGGGCCGAGTTGTGTGGCGTAGGTACTAATCTCGGTTGCTACGGTGGGGTTCTAACCAATGAGGAAAACATGAATTTGTTGTTGAAAATCAGAAACGCTGTTGAGGAAAAGATAAGGAGAGAATTGTCTATTGTTTCTGGGGGTAACACTTCAGCTTTGAAACTCGCTGAAGAGGGAAAACTTCCATTCGGTGTGAACCAGTTCAGGGTTGGAGAAGCGATCTATCTAGGTACAGATGTCACGAACAACAGAGAGATTGACTGGCTTGAGAAAGACGCTTTCATTTTAGAAGCTGAAGTGATCGAAGTGAAGATCAAACCATCTATACCTGTGGGTCAAGTAGGATTCGACGCTTTTGGAAGGCGTCCAAATTTCGTCGACAGAGGTTGGAGAAAGAAAGCTATTCTTGCTCTCGGAGAGCAAGACACGGTGCCTGGCCATTTGAAACCATTGCAAAATGGAGCAATCGTTCTACACGCATCGAGCGATCATACAATAGTTGACGTCACTGAGCTGAACCACCATGTGAAAGTGGGAGATGTGATGAGATTCAGACTCAGTTACGCTGGGCTTTTGAGGGCCATGACAAGTCCTCACGTGGAAAAAGTTTATGTATGAAGGGGGATTCTCCTATGGCGTTCTTGGATGAAAATTATCTTTTGACCAGCGAAACCGCGAAGGAACTCTACCAATTGGTGAAAGATCTTCCCATCGTAGATGCACACAACCACAGTGACGCAAGGGAAATCGTCGAGAACAAAGGTTGGAAGGATATATGGGAAGTGGAAGCTGCGACTGACCATTATGTTTGGGAACTGATGAGGAGGAGTGGTATATCCGAGGAAAAGATCACGGGAACAGCGAGCAATTATGAAAAAT contains:
- a CDS encoding alanine/ornithine racemase family PLP-dependent enzyme, with the translated sequence MIYSEVFHLPKLYINLSKVASNAEKIQRMLSKYQIELVGVTKVTLGDPFVAEALRKVGVKILGESRIQNIERLLKNGVSGPFMMLRIPQISELESVVELCDYVLVSELEVVKKIEELCRVKKRRVKLIYMVDLGDLREGVWYERAVEEITEAEGLCDWAELCGVGTNLGCYGGVLTNEENMNLLLKIRNAVEEKIRRELSIVSGGNTSALKLAEEGKLPFGVNQFRVGEAIYLGTDVTNNREIDWLEKDAFILEAEVIEVKIKPSIPVGQVGFDAFGRRPNFVDRGWRKKAILALGEQDTVPGHLKPLQNGAIVLHASSDHTIVDVTELNHHVKVGDVMRFRLSYAGLLRAMTSPHVEKVYV
- the era gene encoding GTPase Era; this translates as MKSGFVTIVGRPNVGKSSLINTFMGRKVLIVTEKPQTTRNRIRCIYTDSDHQIIFIDTPGIHKPLHRLGHFMVEAAVQAMKSVDLILFVIDATKGWGEPEEQILELLRSSKNKSFLVINKIDIAEDYQRLAEFAQQKHSFEGIFFTSVVKNEGVMELFEAIKQALPEGPMYFPPDTVTDRPLSFQFSEIIREKVLLLTRDEVPHCVAVIIDEVVERENGVVYIAGTIYVERDSQKGILIGKDGKMIKQIGTLARLEIEALLGKKVYLDLHVKVKKNWRDKDFIILNEIGMKDDLQ